CATCGATGATCAACTTGGCTTCGCTTTGGACATCGTTGATGTCCCAAATACCAAGGAACAGCTTCATGCCGTTGGCTTTGGCACATGGATAGATCTTGGAAACCTGGTCGCACTCGGTGCCATAAATACGGAGGAGAGAGTAAGAGCCCGCAAGGTCAGAAATATCTTGCTTTATCTCATCTCCGCTCTTGCACTGATGGTCGCCACGGTATGGAGCGTAAGAAATACCGGGGAGTTTAGAGCCGTTTGAACCTCCGGGACTGCCGGAGCTCCCAGAGCTAGAAGAACCGCTTGGGCTGCAAGTGACACATGGCAGTTTAGATCCACTACCGTTGGGCGGTTTTTGATCATCAGGCACAGGCACGGGGGTTCCTTGAAAGGTCGCCGTTCCAGTTGGAATAATAGGTATCGGAGTGGCTGGAGCGACAACTTGGGTGTAAGTAGAAGCCGTAGTCAGCGTGATGGTAGTGACTCTACTATAGCGTCAGTGGGCATTCGAGAAACAATAGAGGGGCATCGTACGGCTCTCGTTTAATAAGTGGTCGGCCTGCAGTTACGGTCAGTCTGGTTTATCACTCGCCTTGTAGGTTACTTACTAACGGGGATAGCAGCAACAGCCGCCGCCATAGCCACCGCCGAAGTGAAGAAACGCTTCATGTTGATATTACTAGATATTTCGATCTGTAGGTCGGAGGTTTTTAGGGAGTTATCAGAGAGTGGACGAGCTACTACAAAGAGCTCAAATATAATTGTTAAGAGGTAGGTGATTCGAGAGAAAATGAGTGTATAGGACGGGGCTGAATAACCCGTTATCGAAGAAAACCGAAGAGGAATCAGATGAAAGAGTGTCTGGAAGttaaaagaagaagaataaagAATGAATAGTCTTAGGAAAGGTAATGAAATTAGAAAATGTTGAAGAGTGAATggagaaaaaagaagaagagaagaagaggaagaagtggTAGATATGAAGGTGATGAGGAGACCCGAAGCAAGGGAGGAAGTGGCCGCTCAAcacaagagaaaagaatggcaagacaGGTACCTATGACTGGAACATGAAAGGAAGGACAGAACAACACAGGGCAATTTGTGTGGTTTGAAGGAAGGCACAACTGGATGGTCTGCACCTGAACCACTGGGAAGCCAACCTGAACCTACActacaagagacaagagagagactCTTCACCTTACTTTAACTCCTAATGGTCCCAAAATCCACAAGAATGGCTTACTTATAAGCTCTCTCATCCTTATCCTGCCATTCATCATTGGCTTTTGGCAAGATTCCGAGACATACGGACGCAGACATTTGCTGAGAAAGAAcacctcgacatcatctttTGCAGAGACTCCCGGAAGCATAACCTTAAAGTGAATCACGATGAGAGACCACGACGTTCCTGACTATTTGGAATGCATTGCTTTGCTACCAAACCGCGTAATCTCGAACCCCGGAATCTCCCCAGGAATGAACAACTGAGACACACCACAGTCGAGTCGCGAGCTGAAGAGGTTCCCGAGTTTCTCATGTTTCCGGCCAACTATGAAACAGCCTCCTTATCTCTGATGCATGTGTACCTTAAAAAGTTTTGGCAATTATTTGATCAGATGAAATCACTTTCGTGATTTAGGCTCGCAGCATCAGCGTGACTTGGCAAGGGATATCTCTGAGACACCTAAAAGAACTCACACTAATTCTacctttcttttcttcctcacaTAATTCATCTGCCCCCCTTTAGCAATGGCACACAAATCGAAGACAAAATGATCAACATTTGCTCCCAAAGTACAGAGGCTGAAACTAGGATGATGAAGGTCATTCAATGCTGGCGTACAAAGCCGCATCTATTAATCATTAGCTTACTAAATGGCTACCTGCCAAAATGTAGATTATCGGGTGCGTCTCCTCTCTACTGTCCTGCCTAGGATCCCATTCACAATCAACAGATCTCAGAATAACCCGACAGACTATCGACTGTATTCGGAAATGAAACGTAAGCTGGGCCACCTTTCTATTGtcatcaaaatcaacagcTTTCGTAGCCCCTGATTTAAACCGTCTTATTACTCGTCTTGCGGGTCATGACCTTGGTGATGGCATGTCGAATAGTTAcaccagccttctcaatatccttcttcGATAGCGCTGATGTAACACAAATTCGCAGTGCAGGTTGAGCGAACCAGGCACCATCCTTGGGCTTGACAGCGTGTGAATACGGCCTGGTCTTGGTCCTCGTGATCAAAACGCCATTGGCAAGTGTCTTTCTACAAGTTAGTCCATTGTTCCTACTTCAATCATATCACTAAATGAACGTACCTCTTCAACACAGTCACACAAAATTCGCTCCTGGTCTTCCAATCCCAGCTTGCGTGCAGCGACAACTTCAGGCTTGAGCACAAGAAGCATAATAGGGTTCTCGAGGTCGCTAGGGCAGTAGACCCAGTCGCTACGGGGATCCAGCTGCGCCTTCATAGCTTTGATATTCTCGCGCGACTGTGACAGGATGTCAGGGTTGGACTGAAGCAAGTTGAGCGTCTCACTGGCAGTGACAGCCAACATGGCGGGGAGGGCGGCGGAGAAGGTGTAGGCGGAAGAGGTGATACGCTGGTGCTCAACAACGTCTTTGGGACCAGCGCagaaaccaccaccagcacaGAGAGGTCCAGCAAGAGAGCCAATGATCATGTCAACCTGCTGAGGATCCACGTTTTGCGCCTCAGTAATACCACGGCCAGTGCGACCAAGAACACCGAAAGACCAAGTCTCATCCAGAATAACACGGAACTTatacttctccttgagctcaaccAGGCGGGGTAGATCGATAGAATCTCCCGAGAGCTCAAACAGACCCTCAGTCACGACAAAACGGCGAGTAAGCTTTTTGGCGTTGGCCTGCTCCTTGGCAACAGCTTTCATAACGTCTTGCAGGTCGTCCATGTCATTGTGTTCAAACCAGCGGATAGTGCTTCGTGATTGCTCAAGACCTTTGCGAATAGAGAAGTTGACGTTTCGATCAGCGATAATGACATCGCCACGCTTGCAGAATGAGGGAATGACACTGGAGATGGTGCTAAAAGCCTGGGCGTAGACGATACAACCCTCAGTACCCAGATACGCGGCGATATCAGATTCGGTCTTCATATGAACGTCCTGAGTGCCGTAGAACTGGGGAGGGCCGCAAGGGCCAACACCATAGGTGCGTAGGACCTGAATCGCCTTTTCCTTGATTTGGTCATTCCCATTGAAGTTGTAGAAGTTGTACGATGCGAGGTTGGTCACAGTTCGGCCATTAGCGAGCTTTGATTTGGGCCCAGTTGGACTATTGGAAGACATTAGATGCTTGTTCTGGCATAGAGGTGTAGCAGTGCTTACCCAACGAGGATGGGAAGGCGTTCGGTTTCACTGGCTTCGAAAGCGGTctgctcctcaacaagaggCTCGGGCTGCCAGTCGTCGATGAGTTCTTCAATTTCCTACGACGCACCCCAAATTAGCATCCTATTTCTACAAAATGTGTTGATTCGGTAGCGATCTTACATCCTCCCTCAATTTGACAAAGTTCTGCTTATGCGTCGAGTAAGACGGCGACAGGAGGTAGCGGACAAAGAAGAGTAGCAACACGGCCTCAATAGCTGAGCGCACGGGGTCATTCTGGTAACTCGACTTGATGTAGCGAAGAAACACAGCGGAGCCAGGCACTTTGTGAAAATACACTGAGGCTTGCTCAATGATGTCGCCCAGTTTGGCTTGAAGGGTATCAAGTTCCATCGTCCTTTCAATATTGACGTCGTGGTCGCTTCGAATTTTATCGCCTTGTCTCGTATCGTATCgcgtccttcttgtcaattaTGAAAGGACCAGTCTTGTATCGTCGACCTTGTGGGTTGATGTCAGGAGGGAGTTCAAGTAAACATAAATGGAGTTTTTGAAGGTGATGAATGGCCTGTCAATTAATTGCCCTGTCGAAATGGGTCGACAAAGGGGCCGCCAGGACCCTCTGAAGGAAGTTAAAGCGAGTCAGGCCGCCGAGAATGATTGGCTGCACTGATTGGTCGCTAACACCCATATCTTACAGGGGCTCAACGGGTACCTGAGCTGTAAGACGGGCCATCCATCTCCAGGCAGTGATCGGATAGACCGGAGACTTCCATGAAATACGCAAATACAAGTACCAAGGTAGGATGTGGGCTGACATTGGTGCTAGTCAATCATGGGACATTTGTACATAGGCACCGTTGGTCGTTTGATGGCTGTATCATTTGCTACAAATGGGGATTTTACATTGGGCCGGCAAttgaaaagaatgaaaaaaGGCATTATTTGCATGTAAGTCTAAGGTTTCTGCCATGTGTTGCTTCCTTTCATTGTACACATTAGAATAAGTTAAAAAGGTGCGCCTTGTGCCAACAAAAAAAGACCACTTCAGTTCAACCAGTGAATgccaggtcaggtcaggtctGGCTTGTGTTGCTGACCTCCTTTCCACCTCTCACCACCCTTCCGCTTCTAAATAAAATGCAAAATGTGTACATACGCATCCACCTGTGCTAGGTACTGAActgaaaagcaaaagcaaaaacgaaaaagcaaaaactTCATATTTTGATAACTTTCTTCTGTGCATAGGAACAGAGAGCGACGACTGTGTCCGAGAAATGTCCAAAAAGACAGACCCTGTCTCCCAGTCTTTTTTCGCTCAAAAcagcttgatcttgccagtAGCCGAGGCCTGGACGCGCTTGCTGCCAGTCATTGTGAGACCAGCGCCGGTGTAACTAGGGTTCTTGATACCAGTTGCCAAGGTGCTGTtagtgttgttgttgtgaagaTAGTTGGGCTGCACAAGACCCTGCATAGGAACCATCTTTTCGATGGTCTTGCTGAGTGATTCGCCCATGAGTTTACCAACTACAGCAGGTCCAGCAACGAGAGCGATGAATACGACCAGGAGGGTGAAGTAGAGGATGGCATAGCGGATGACACGTCTTCTTCTAAGCTTGGACTGTTTCATCGAGTATATAGGGGGTCGAATTTGGCGACTACAAGCAGTTAGTATTCATGCAGacacaaaagagaaaagacatACCTGGGACGAAGCCAAAACAGCATCATAGAGTGAAGAGTATCAATCTTGGGGACCAAGATGACGGGCGCCataaagaagagaagccagTGGCCAAGAACGAAATCGGCAGAGAACATGGAAAGTTCGGTGATCTTGCAAAGGAACTCACGAGCAGGCTGAGAGATTGTGTGCCATCCCATCGAGTACCACTTTCCGCTCCAGAAGGCGATGTTAGACGCGTCGCCCTTGAACTCACGAGTGAGACAGGTCGAAACAATAAGCTTCACAAAGAAGCGCTGAATCGAGACCACGGCGATCATACCCGCTACAGTGCGGGTGAAGTTAAAGCTCTCCAGAATGAACATGCCCAGGAAGGAAATAAGAAGGAAGATCACAGCTGTGGCATGGGCAATAGCTGCGAGAACACTGCCAAACTTCTTGCAACACATACTGAGGAGAGGTCCCATACAGCAAGCCATGCCGAACATAGCAGCCAAGACACCTGCATTGACGGCAACAGGCGCAAAAGCGATGATGAGTAGACGCATTAGCGATTGCGTCGGTTGGATCTTGCCTCTGAAGTTTGGATTGCTCTGCTTAGTAACACCGGTTTGAGCGTTGACAAAAAGATACGGCAGAATCGTTACAACAGCAAGCATCAATGGCGAGAAAATCTCACTGAAAAAGATGTTTGCGAAAGGGGCTCGAGGGACATCAGCTGATGCTTTGGCAGACGGGTCTCCAAGTGTCTTGCGTTTGTAACCTGTAAGACGAGTTCGAGAAAGACGACAGTACGAGATCCAAGATGAAGCGTGGCTGCGGGAATTACCACGCGACAACCAACGAAGGTAATCTCGGTAATCGATGAAAAAGTCGGTCCAAGCGAATTGATGGGGATTGTACAGGAAGGGCGAAATTGTCAGCGCAAGAAGGGTAATCCAGAAGTAAATCAAGACACCCTTCCAGACAGTGAGGGTCGCGAACAGAAGCATCAAGAGCAAACGAGCGCCGAAGTAAATAGCTGGTCCAGCGAATCGAGAGTATAAGACACCAAAGGGAATGCGCGCCGTGGCGAAACCACGACCTGTACCAATATATCGCGCACCACCGAACGAAATGTTCTGCTGTACAGAGTTCGCGTAGATCTGACAGACGAAGACTTCGAACATGAGCGACAACGAGCAAAACTGTTTCATCAATCGAATGAAAGCACGCCAAATGCCACGTTCAGAAAGTTCCTGGACAATAAGGGGAATGAAAGAGAGGAACAGAACGAAAAGAATCGACACGATACATCGGTAAATCCAATCCGTAAGCGCATCAGTGTTGGCACACCCGCTGGGGTAGAGAGGATCGGTGATGGGAACGTTTCGGTTGTACTCGCAGGCCACAGTCTCATGACGGAGGGCTCCCAGGTTGACCATGGTAATCATGAACATCTGTACCGAGAACATGATAAACATGTTGTTCAAGTGGAAACCAGGATGGGCGTAGtagaaggacaagaagcgatCCAGAGGAAGCTGAGTGCCAAGGTAATAGTACTCGCGAGACAGAAATTGTTCACCCATACCAGTACCAATCTTGGTTGTAAAGTTGAGAACGGAGCCGAAACCCAAATCACGACCCTTTCCACATTGGAAGTATTCACATTGCTTGATACGTCCTCCACGGAGGAGAGCGGTCATACCAGCGTAAATATCTTCGTTCAAGTGAAGACCCTTCTGAGCCTTTGAAACACCACCTCGAGTCGTCATAAAGATACCGTTGAGGAAATCGGGATGACCATAATGAAGCTTGCCACCAATCTGTGCCATAGTTCGAGCGAATAGTGTACCGAATGTCTGTTCCTTTCCAGCAGCAATATCACCTAGAATACCAATGTTCTCGGAGAAAATGTACTCACGGGCACCCAGAATAGCGACAGGCGAGGAGACATTGTTCTTGACACCAGGGGTATAAGGGGAGACATTGTcggtcttcatctcctcgaaCTCAGCGAGGACACTTCGGATCTTGAGACACTCCTCTAGATAGTTGTCTTGGTTGGCATCGATGAGCTGAATGTATTCACCACGGTAGAAGATGATAGAGTGGTTCTGGTTGTCAGACTTGCCGTCACCGAGAATGGGGTTACCAGAGAGCTGAACACGGAACTTGGGACGTCGCATGCCGTTCTCCATGACCTCAGAGTGACCATCGATGAGAACGGAGTACAGACGAGGTTCTTCGCCCTCCGCAACTGGGGGCTCTTCGTCAAGATAAGCAATCTGTAGGTCGGGATAAGCGCGAAGCAAGAATTCGGCgttttccatctcttccttcttgaacttggagaaTCTCTGCATGGAAACCACAATCTTGAATTTACGACGGGCCATACGCTCAAGCTCTCGCTCAAGCTTATCAGTATTACCACCAAACATTTGGACAACCTCGGGGTTTTCAACGCGGTACAGAAGCTTGATGGCACGGCTGTAGTTCATGAAGCCAGAGATAGTACGATAGAGAGTCTGGAAACGAAGAGATGCCCAGATACGGGTGCGCAGGGTGTACTCGGGCGCAGAAGACTTAAAACCGATGCAGTAGAAAGGCAAATCATCGATCTTACTCTTGGCagtgttcttctcgtccttgtcgttTTCTCCATTGAATTGAGAGGTCTCATCTGCCAGAATCTTGGTATCCTTGACAAAGCAATCCCACtcatgaggatgaagctgcTTCAGGTATTCCAAAAGTGTAACTCGTGAGTATGGTTCATCTTCTCGAATGATTTCAcgaagagacagaagaaTCTTCTCGCCGT
This is a stretch of genomic DNA from Fusarium graminearum PH-1 chromosome 4, whole genome shotgun sequence. It encodes these proteins:
- a CDS encoding 1,3-beta-glucan synthase component GLS2 encodes the protein MSGYPGGGQRDHYDDGYGHPQGGNQQQGGNTDSYYQDDQYYDQGYDNRGHNNNNPNNNSNNNNEGYYDESGYYNADPNNPYQHDGGYYDGHDQYQDGYYDNGQGGYYDQDYDRGHQGQGARQGSEEDSETFSDFTMRSDMARAAEMDYYGRGDERYNSYNDGQRGYRPPSSQISYGGNRSSGASTPNYGMDYGNALPPGQRSREPYPAWTSDAQIPLSKEEIEDIFLDLCSKFGFQRDSMRNVYDHLMILLDSRASRMTPNQALLSLHADYIGGDNANYRKWYFAAHLDLDDAVGFANGLGKGRKKKGSKKKKKDPEASEAETLQDLEGDESLEAAEYRWKTRMNKMSQHDRIRQIALYLLCWGEANQVRFMPECLCFIFKCADDYLNSPACQALVEPVEEFTFLNNVITPLYQYLRDQGYEISDGVYVRRERDHKNIIGYDDCNQLFWYPEGIDRIVLHDKSKLVDVPPAERYVKLKDVNWKKCFFKTYRESRSWFHLLVNFNRIWIIHLTMFWFYTSHNAPSILVGPKYEQQLNQQPSTAKSFSIVGFGGAIASLIQVLATLAEWAYVPRRWAGAQHLTKKLFFLLFILVLNIAPGIKVFFLEGIGGKKIDTAIGIVHFVIALITFLFFSVMPLGGLFGSYLATNNRKYVASQTFTASWPTLRGNDMAMSYGLWAVVFGVKMGVSYIYLILSFRDPIRYLSIMKVNSCQGDALLFGNQLCRWHPTIVLALMAFTDVIFFFLDTYLWYVLLNTVFSVARSFYIGSSILTPWRNVFSRLPKRVYSKILATTDMEIKYKPKVLISQVWNAIVISMYREHLLAIEHVQKLLYHQVPSEQEGKRTLRAPTFFISQEDHSFKTEYFPAYSEAERRISFFAQSLSTPIPEPLPVDNMPTFTVMIPHYGEKILLSLREIIREDEPYSRVTLLEYLKQLHPHEWDCFVKDTKILADETSQFNGENDKDEKNTAKSKIDDLPFYCIGFKSSAPEYTLRTRIWASLRFQTLYRTISGFMNYSRAIKLLYRVENPEVVQMFGGNTDKLERELERMARRKFKIVVSMQRFSKFKKEEMENAEFLLRAYPDLQIAYLDEEPPVAEGEEPRLYSVLIDGHSEVMENGMRRPKFRVQLSGNPILGDGKSDNQNHSIIFYRGEYIQLIDANQDNYLEECLKIRSVLAEFEEMKTDNVSPYTPGVKNNVSSPVAILGAREYIFSENIGILGDIAAGKEQTFGTLFARTMAQIGGKLHYGHPDFLNGIFMTTRGGVSKAQKGLHLNEDIYAGMTALLRGGRIKQCEYFQCGKGRDLGFGSVLNFTTKIGTGMGEQFLSREYYYLGTQLPLDRFLSFYYAHPGFHLNNMFIMFSVQMFMITMVNLGALRHETVACEYNRNVPITDPLYPSGCANTDALTDWIYRCIVSILFVLFLSFIPLIVQELSERGIWRAFIRLMKQFCSLSLMFEVFVCQIYANSVQQNISFGGARYIGTGRGFATARIPFGVLYSRFAGPAIYFGARLLLMLLFATLTVWKGVLIYFWITLLALTISPFLYNPHQFAWTDFFIDYRDYLRWLSRGNSRSHASSWISYCRLSRTRLTGYKRKTLGDPSAKASADVPRAPFANIFFSEIFSPLMLAVVTILPYLFVNAQTGVTKQSNPNFRGKIQPTQSLMRLLIIAFAPVAVNAGVLAAMFGMACCMGPLLSMCCKKFGSVLAAIAHATAVIFLLISFLGMFILESFNFTRTVAGMIAVVSIQRFFVKLIVSTCLTREFKGDASNIAFWSGKWYSMGWHTISQPAREFLCKITELSMFSADFVLGHWLLFFMAPVILVPKIDTLHSMMLFWLRPSRQIRPPIYSMKQSKLRRRRVIRYAILYFTLLVVFIALVAGPAVVGKLMGESLSKTIEKMVPMQGLVQPNYLHNNNTNSTLATGIKNPSYTGAGLTMTGSKRVQASATGKIKLF